The Paenibacillus sp. RUD330 genome has a segment encoding these proteins:
- a CDS encoding multidrug efflux MFS transporter, whose product MPLWKRNMIFCWFGMFVTGVGMSQIAPILPLYIQHMGVADSGSVARLSGLAFGITFILSAVFSPIWGAAADKVGRKPMLLRASLGMAVVIFCMGFATNVPVLIGLRLLQGIITGFSTACTALIAAQTDREHAGWALGTLSTANVSGGLLGPMIGGFMAQSFGLRYVFFITGALMLAAFFMTVFFVKETFVRDESKKAGTKGIWGAVPEKSLTLTLFVTFFILTAALYSAEPIITLYIAQLAQGSRHIALIAGITFSASGVATIFAAPRLGKLSDRIGAHKVILAALAAAGLIFIPQAFVSSPWELMGLRFLLGLTAAGLTPSVNVLLKKITPASLTGRMFGFSMSAGYLGVFAGSVLGGQVAAWLGIRCVFLLTGALLLLNAAWVYYKLYQPMKERSAT is encoded by the coding sequence ATGCCGTTATGGAAACGAAATATGATCTTCTGCTGGTTCGGAATGTTCGTCACCGGCGTGGGCATGAGCCAGATCGCGCCGATCCTGCCGCTGTACATTCAGCATATGGGGGTCGCGGATTCAGGCTCGGTTGCCCGCTTGTCGGGATTGGCCTTCGGAATCACCTTTATTCTCTCCGCCGTCTTTTCGCCGATATGGGGAGCCGCTGCGGACAAGGTAGGCCGCAAGCCGATGCTGCTGCGGGCCAGCCTCGGCATGGCCGTCGTCATCTTCTGCATGGGCTTCGCGACGAATGTGCCGGTCCTGATCGGCCTGCGGCTGCTGCAGGGGATCATTACCGGCTTCAGCACGGCCTGCACCGCCTTGATCGCGGCGCAGACGGATCGGGAGCATGCGGGCTGGGCGCTCGGAACGCTTTCCACCGCCAATGTATCCGGAGGCCTTCTCGGACCGATGATCGGCGGTTTCATGGCGCAGTCTTTCGGGCTGCGTTACGTCTTTTTCATTACCGGCGCGCTGATGCTTGCCGCTTTCTTCATGACCGTTTTTTTCGTCAAGGAAACCTTTGTCCGGGACGAGAGCAAGAAGGCGGGCACGAAAGGGATATGGGGCGCCGTCCCGGAAAAAAGCCTGACGCTCACCTTGTTCGTCACCTTTTTCATTTTGACCGCAGCTCTGTATTCGGCGGAGCCGATCATCACCCTCTACATCGCGCAGCTCGCTCAAGGCAGCCGGCATATCGCCCTGATTGCCGGCATCACGTTCTCGGCGTCGGGAGTGGCGACGATTTTCGCCGCTCCCAGGCTCGGCAAGCTGTCCGACCGAATCGGCGCGCATAAGGTCATTCTGGCTGCGCTTGCCGCCGCCGGTCTCATCTTCATCCCGCAGGCGTTCGTCAGCAGCCCCTGGGAGCTGATGGGACTGCGGTTTCTGCTCGGCTTGACTGCGGCGGGACTGACTCCGTCCGTCAACGTCCTCTTGAAAAAAATCACGCCGGCATCCTTGACGGGCCGGATGTTCGGGTTCTCGATGTCCGCCGGCTACCTGGGCGTATTCGCCGGCTCGGTGCTGGGCGGTCAAGTCGCGGCATGGCTCGGCATCCGCTGCGTTTTTCTCCTAACAGGCGCCTTGCTGCTGCTGAATGCGGCATGGGTCTATTACAAGCTGTACCAACCGATGAAGGAGAGATCCGCGACATGA
- a CDS encoding MBL fold metallo-hydrolase — protein sequence MNVKQVSEHIWSLKAWMVIPFHVWAVVGKDGVTLVDAGVPWMAKNISRLLDRLQAGPLQQIVLTHGHSDHVGSLKKLLEARQVPVYAHDREIPYAEGRTPYPKKDKASASVPKGTLTALAEEASGGLAPIGGLKPYFTPGHSPGHVVYYHEGDDVLLAGDLFNSRKGKVLKARFTPYPEEAMVSSAIIKELRPAKLEVCHGDAVLQPADQWDDLMRQYAGNNN from the coding sequence ATGAACGTAAAGCAAGTATCGGAGCATATCTGGAGCTTGAAAGCCTGGATGGTCATCCCGTTCCATGTATGGGCGGTCGTCGGCAAGGACGGGGTGACCTTGGTGGATGCTGGCGTGCCGTGGATGGCGAAGAACATCTCGCGCCTGCTGGACCGGCTCCAGGCGGGCCCGCTGCAGCAGATTGTGCTGACGCATGGCCATTCCGACCATGTCGGCTCGCTCAAGAAGCTTCTCGAAGCGAGGCAGGTTCCCGTATACGCCCATGACCGGGAAATTCCTTATGCCGAAGGGCGTACACCCTATCCGAAGAAGGACAAGGCCTCGGCGAGCGTCCCTAAAGGCACGCTGACGGCCCTGGCCGAAGAGGCGTCGGGAGGACTGGCGCCCATCGGAGGCTTGAAGCCTTATTTCACTCCCGGCCACTCGCCCGGCCATGTCGTTTATTATCATGAAGGCGACGATGTCCTGCTGGCGGGAGACTTGTTCAACTCGCGGAAGGGGAAGGTTCTCAAGGCCAGGTTCACGCCGTATCCGGAAGAGGCGATGGTCAGCAGCGCCATCATCAAGGAGCTGCGTCCGGCCAAGCTGGAGGTTTGCCACGGAGATGCCGTCCTTCAGCCGGCGGATCAGTGGGATGACCTGATGAGGCAATATGCAGGAAACAACAACTGA
- a CDS encoding iron ABC transporter permease, translating to MIAPSIIRRQRIIVAVLIALAAAVMFISAGWGYSSLGYKRLLPVLFGHGTGKEDLILSIRLPRIFITFLAGMGLALSGAILQRVTRNDLADPGIIGINTGAGLGVALFFLFAPIEPGSFVYLITFVSFASAMATALLIYLFSYRRGEGLQPVRLVLVGVGFSLSLSGIMVVIISSATREKVDFIAKWLAGSIWGTDWIFIWALLPWLVILIPFTLYKANQLNLLELSEPVAVGIGLPVNRERVKLLIAAVALAASSVAVTGGISFIGLMAPHIAKTLVGPRNQLSLPIAILTGGVLLMAADMIGRNMADPAGIPAGTVAAFIGAPYFIYLLLKKA from the coding sequence ATGATCGCCCCTTCGATTATCCGCCGGCAGCGCATCATCGTCGCTGTCCTGATCGCGCTCGCCGCAGCCGTCATGTTCATCAGCGCCGGATGGGGCTACTCCAGCCTCGGCTACAAGCGCCTGCTTCCGGTGCTGTTCGGCCACGGAACCGGCAAGGAGGATCTGATCCTCTCGATCCGTCTCCCGAGAATCTTCATTACGTTCCTGGCCGGCATGGGCCTCGCCCTCTCCGGCGCCATCCTGCAGCGGGTGACCCGCAACGATCTGGCCGATCCCGGCATTATCGGCATCAATACCGGCGCCGGCCTCGGCGTCGCGCTCTTCTTCCTGTTCGCTCCCATCGAGCCCGGCTCGTTCGTGTACCTGATCACGTTCGTCTCCTTCGCCAGCGCGATGGCCACGGCCCTGCTCATCTACCTGTTCTCCTACCGAAGAGGAGAAGGCCTCCAGCCCGTCCGGCTCGTGCTGGTCGGGGTCGGATTTTCCCTGTCCCTCTCCGGCATCATGGTCGTGATCATCTCCTCCGCCACGCGAGAGAAGGTGGACTTCATCGCCAAATGGCTCGCGGGCAGCATCTGGGGAACCGACTGGATCTTCATCTGGGCTCTCCTGCCTTGGCTCGTCATCCTGATTCCGTTCACCCTCTACAAGGCCAACCAGCTCAATCTGCTGGAGCTCAGCGAGCCGGTAGCCGTCGGCATCGGCCTGCCCGTGAACCGCGAGCGGGTCAAGCTGCTCATCGCCGCCGTCGCCTTGGCGGCCTCCTCGGTCGCCGTCACCGGCGGCATCTCCTTCATCGGACTGATGGCGCCGCATATCGCCAAGACGCTTGTCGGGCCGCGCAACCAGCTGTCGCTGCCGATCGCCATCCTCACCGGCGGCGTGCTGCTGATGGCTGCCGACATGATCGGCCGCAACATGGCCGATCCGGCCGGCATCCCGGCCGGAACCGTGGCCGCGTTCATCGGAGCCCCTTACTTCATCTATCTTCTGCTCAAAAAAGCCTGA
- a CDS encoding iron ABC transporter permease, translating to MSSPIRRRLPFGYKLAASLLVLAAAFLASMLLGAADIGFREVWLAMTSSETSKNILLIREFRLPRELAALAVGAALAVSGAVMQGMTRNPLADPGLLGLTAGANAMLAITIALFPQAGYFGIMLSCFAGASFGALVVFGIGAVQKGGFSPLRIVLAGAAVSALLYAVAEAVGLYFKISQQVSLWNSGGVIGTTWKQLGAITPFIAAGILLALLFSRHLTIMSLNEDVATGLGQNIARIKMLLYVVVIILAGASVALVGNLAFLGLLVPHIARKIVGPDYRFVIPVSAVGGGALMLVADTLGRTINAPYETSITAIVAMIGLPFFLWIVKKGGRAFQ from the coding sequence ATGTCCAGTCCAATCCGCCGCAGGCTTCCCTTCGGGTATAAGCTCGCCGCCTCCCTGCTAGTCCTTGCCGCCGCCTTCCTCGCCTCGATGCTGCTCGGAGCGGCCGACATCGGCTTCCGCGAAGTGTGGCTGGCCATGACCTCCAGCGAAACGAGCAAAAATATATTGCTCATCCGCGAATTCCGCCTTCCCCGCGAGCTGGCCGCGCTTGCCGTCGGAGCCGCGCTCGCCGTATCCGGCGCCGTCATGCAGGGCATGACCCGCAATCCGCTCGCGGATCCGGGCCTGCTGGGACTGACGGCCGGAGCCAACGCGATGCTGGCCATCACGATCGCCTTGTTCCCTCAGGCCGGCTACTTCGGCATCATGCTGAGCTGCTTCGCCGGAGCCTCCTTCGGCGCGCTCGTCGTCTTCGGAATCGGAGCCGTGCAGAAGGGCGGCTTCTCGCCTCTGCGCATCGTGCTTGCGGGAGCGGCCGTGTCGGCGCTTCTCTACGCGGTCGCCGAAGCTGTCGGCCTTTATTTCAAAATCTCGCAGCAAGTGTCCCTGTGGAACTCCGGCGGCGTCATCGGCACGACCTGGAAGCAGCTGGGCGCCATTACTCCTTTCATCGCCGCCGGCATCCTGCTGGCGCTGCTGTTCTCCAGGCATCTGACGATCATGAGCCTGAATGAAGACGTGGCGACCGGGCTCGGCCAGAACATCGCCCGGATCAAAATGCTGCTGTATGTCGTCGTCATCATCCTGGCCGGCGCGTCGGTCGCCCTCGTAGGCAACCTGGCGTTCCTCGGGCTGCTCGTGCCGCATATCGCGAGAAAGATCGTCGGACCCGACTACCGGTTCGTCATCCCGGTATCGGCAGTCGGAGGAGGAGCGCTGATGCTGGTCGCCGATACGCTCGGCCGCACGATCAACGCTCCGTACGAGACCTCGATCACGGCTATCGTCGCCATGATCGGCCTGCCGTTCTTCCTCTGGATCGTGAAGAAAGGAGGGCGTGCCTTCCAATGA
- a CDS encoding iron-hydroxamate ABC transporter substrate-binding protein, producing MKKLLVPALLALVLLLSACGSTTSDNAGSANTGSANSGAAQNTASGTENTAEPAATGTITYQSENGPVEVPANPQRVVVLASYTGNVIALGVNLVGVESWSKDNPRFKDKIAGAEEVSTENLEKIVELNPDLIIAASTDKNIDKLKEIAPTVTFTYNKVDYLTQHLEIGKLLNKEKEAQAWIDDFKARSKAAGEEIRAKIGEDATVSVTENFDKQIYVFGDAWGRGTEILYQEMKLKMPQKVVDNALKEGYYALSIEVLPEFAGDYMIISKNPDTDNSYQESETYKNIPAVKNNRVFEANAKEFYFNDPISLEYQLEFFKQHFLGS from the coding sequence TTGAAAAAGCTTCTAGTTCCTGCCCTGCTGGCCTTGGTCCTTCTTCTGAGCGCTTGCGGCAGCACAACCTCGGACAATGCCGGCAGCGCCAATACAGGCAGCGCCAACTCCGGAGCCGCGCAGAACACAGCCTCCGGAACGGAAAACACCGCCGAGCCGGCAGCGACAGGAACGATTACATATCAATCGGAGAACGGTCCCGTCGAAGTGCCCGCCAATCCGCAGCGGGTCGTCGTCCTCGCCTCCTACACAGGCAACGTGATTGCGCTCGGCGTCAACCTGGTCGGCGTGGAGAGCTGGTCCAAGGACAATCCCCGCTTCAAGGACAAGATCGCCGGCGCTGAAGAAGTCAGCACCGAAAACCTGGAGAAGATCGTGGAGCTGAACCCCGATCTCATCATCGCGGCGTCTACGGACAAGAACATCGACAAGCTCAAGGAGATCGCTCCGACCGTCACGTTCACCTACAACAAGGTCGACTACCTGACCCAGCATCTGGAGATCGGCAAGCTGCTGAACAAGGAGAAGGAAGCCCAGGCCTGGATCGACGACTTCAAAGCGCGCTCCAAGGCTGCCGGCGAAGAGATCCGCGCGAAGATCGGAGAGGACGCGACCGTCTCGGTCACCGAGAACTTCGACAAGCAGATCTACGTATTCGGAGACGCATGGGGACGCGGAACGGAGATCCTCTACCAGGAAATGAAGCTGAAGATGCCGCAAAAGGTCGTCGACAATGCGCTCAAGGAAGGCTATTACGCCTTGTCGATCGAGGTGCTTCCGGAATTCGCCGGCGACTATATGATCATCAGCAAAAACCCGGACACGGACAACTCCTACCAGGAATCCGAGACGTACAAAAACATTCCGGCCGTCAAAAACAACCGGGTCTTCGAAGCCAACGCCAAGGAATTCTACTTCAACGACCCGATTTCGCTCGAATACCAGCTTGAATTCTTCAAGCAGCATTTTCTCGGAAGCTAA
- a CDS encoding methyl-accepting chemotaxis protein has product MKKISAVARSMKMKLAASFLFIALFFLAAVLYQDGMQGGVRNSMTQLKTEMEKRITTAKINQFLQEMNAAESQLKQTSDTDTAKPFGTMSAALRKELDKLSFPEGGTAAEDLANLRRKVGEYEKDFAGMVEALDDPDMDPLAVLDKVDQLHTKASAESQNMLDITSRLGAAADRNARSAQERSFELLSQTSDAALYGLGIVLLFTVVVAFFLIRSFASSVSRLQKAVAALAAGDLRVRIDSRRRDELGELSRHFDDMVSKVRSMLGQTRGVAASMTDYSESFRSSAGVTAKANEDILVSIGEISAGAQQQSGLSEHSALLIGRLEHELDEMLEAMDAVMSAREQSGADIGSGLSAMGELGGSAKRSGESIEGMYRQLDTLSRQSEEITGVTRLIAQISAQTQILALNASIEAAQAGVHGRGFAVIAEEVRQLASQTKQSTFHIGGLIERLQEGMASFRESMLETKRGLDEQEGQVAVTLDAFESISRSMEGIGTRIHHVHGQVQRTRSSNEELADAVRSVAAIAGQTAAGVERMSALSTEQHEAIRGIAGQAGDIHDLSGRLFGEISVFVLEDEDSHARS; this is encoded by the coding sequence ATGAAGAAGATTAGCGCGGTGGCAAGGTCCATGAAAATGAAGCTGGCGGCAAGCTTCCTCTTTATTGCCCTCTTTTTCCTGGCGGCTGTCCTATATCAGGACGGCATGCAGGGCGGCGTCAGAAATTCCATGACGCAGCTGAAGACGGAGATGGAGAAGCGGATCACGACGGCCAAGATCAATCAGTTCCTGCAGGAAATGAACGCGGCCGAGAGCCAGCTGAAGCAGACGAGCGACACGGATACGGCCAAGCCGTTCGGGACGATGAGCGCCGCCCTGCGCAAGGAGCTGGACAAGCTGTCGTTTCCGGAAGGGGGGACGGCTGCGGAGGATCTCGCCAATCTGAGAAGAAAGGTCGGCGAATACGAGAAGGATTTCGCCGGCATGGTCGAGGCTCTCGACGATCCCGACATGGATCCGCTCGCCGTCCTCGACAAGGTCGATCAGCTCCATACGAAAGCGTCGGCGGAAAGCCAGAACATGCTCGACATCACCTCGCGGCTGGGAGCGGCGGCAGACCGGAACGCGCGGTCGGCCCAGGAGCGGTCTTTCGAGCTGCTCAGCCAAACCTCGGACGCCGCCCTGTACGGACTCGGCATCGTCCTTCTGTTCACGGTTGTGGTCGCCTTCTTCCTGATCCGCTCGTTCGCCTCCTCGGTCAGCCGGCTGCAGAAGGCGGTCGCGGCGCTGGCGGCGGGAGATCTGCGCGTGCGGATCGATTCCCGCAGGCGGGACGAGCTGGGCGAGCTCAGCCGGCACTTCGACGACATGGTGTCCAAGGTGCGGAGCATGCTGGGCCAGACGCGCGGAGTGGCCGCCTCGATGACGGACTACTCCGAGTCCTTCCGCTCCTCTGCCGGCGTGACGGCCAAAGCCAACGAGGACATTCTCGTCTCCATCGGTGAGATATCCGCCGGGGCGCAGCAGCAGTCCGGATTGTCGGAGCACAGCGCCCTGCTTATCGGACGGCTGGAGCATGAGCTCGATGAGATGCTGGAGGCGATGGACGCCGTCATGTCGGCAAGGGAGCAGTCCGGAGCCGATATCGGCAGCGGGCTGTCGGCGATGGGAGAGCTGGGCGGCTCGGCGAAGCGCTCCGGCGAATCGATCGAGGGCATGTACAGGCAGCTCGATACGCTGAGCCGCCAGTCGGAGGAGATTACCGGCGTCACGCGGCTGATCGCGCAAATATCGGCGCAGACGCAAATTCTGGCCTTGAACGCCTCCATCGAAGCGGCTCAAGCCGGCGTCCATGGCAGAGGCTTCGCCGTCATCGCGGAGGAGGTCCGCCAGCTGGCATCCCAGACGAAGCAGTCGACCTTCCATATCGGCGGCTTGATCGAAAGGCTGCAGGAAGGGATGGCGAGCTTCCGGGAGTCGATGCTGGAGACGAAGCGCGGACTTGACGAGCAGGAAGGGCAGGTCGCGGTCACGCTCGACGCCTTTGAATCCATCAGCCGTTCCATGGAAGGCATCGGCACCCGCATCCATCATGTCCACGGCCAGGTGCAGCGCACGCGCAGCAGCAACGAGGAGCTGGCCGATGCGGTGCGCAGCGTCGCCGCCATAGCCGGACAGACCGCAGCTGGAGTGGAGCGCATGAGCGCCTTGAGCACGGAGCAGCATGAGGCGATCCGGGGAATCGCCGGCCAGGCGGGAGATATCCACGACCTGTCGGGCCGTCTGTTCGGGGAGATCAGCGTCTTCGTCCTGGAAGACGAGGATTCCCATGCCCGGTCCTGA
- the fabV gene encoding enoyl-ACP reductase FabV: MIIKPRTRGFICTTAHPEGCAKQVQEQIDYIKSQPRWEGPKRVLVLGASTGYGLSARIAAAFGAGADTIGVFRPSAATDKRTASAGWYNSAAFEREAAAAGLKSISVTGDAFTDETKDRVLDVVAKEFGQVDLVVYSVAAPRRTDPDTGETFNSVLKPIGAPYSNKTVNFHTGEVTDVTIEPAEGDDIAQTVAVMGGADWQRWIDRLQGAGLLAEGAATIAYSYIGSEITQAIYRDGTIGQAKDDLEATALRLGDQLSPIGGRAYVSVSKALVTQSSSAIPVVPLYVSALYKIMKEKGLHENTIQQSHRLFADRLYHPAGTPVDEKGRIRIDDWELRADVQEEVDAVWNRVDTDSIYSLTDLEGYRREFFQLFGFETEGVDYDREVDPQVEIPGAR, translated from the coding sequence ATGATCATCAAACCAAGAACCCGCGGCTTCATCTGCACGACAGCCCATCCGGAAGGCTGCGCCAAGCAGGTCCAGGAGCAGATCGACTACATAAAAAGCCAGCCGAGATGGGAAGGGCCGAAGCGAGTGCTCGTGCTTGGCGCCTCGACCGGCTACGGCCTGTCCGCCCGCATCGCCGCCGCCTTCGGAGCCGGCGCCGACACGATCGGCGTCTTCCGCCCTAGCGCCGCTACCGACAAGCGCACCGCGTCCGCCGGCTGGTACAATTCCGCCGCATTCGAGCGCGAGGCGGCCGCAGCGGGCCTGAAGTCCATCAGCGTGACGGGCGACGCCTTCACCGACGAGACCAAGGACCGCGTCCTTGACGTCGTCGCCAAGGAATTCGGCCAGGTCGATCTCGTCGTCTACAGCGTCGCGGCTCCCCGCCGTACCGATCCCGATACGGGGGAGACGTTCAACTCGGTCCTGAAGCCGATCGGCGCCCCGTACAGCAACAAGACCGTCAACTTCCACACCGGCGAAGTGACCGATGTGACGATCGAGCCGGCCGAAGGCGACGACATCGCCCAGACTGTAGCCGTCATGGGCGGAGCCGACTGGCAGCGCTGGATCGACCGGCTTCAGGGTGCCGGCCTGCTTGCCGAAGGAGCCGCGACGATCGCCTATTCCTACATCGGCTCCGAAATAACGCAAGCCATCTACCGCGACGGCACGATCGGCCAGGCCAAGGACGACCTGGAAGCAACGGCGCTGCGCCTCGGCGACCAGCTCTCCCCGATCGGAGGACGCGCTTACGTATCCGTCAGCAAGGCGCTCGTGACGCAGTCGAGCTCGGCGATACCCGTCGTTCCCCTCTATGTCTCGGCTCTCTACAAGATCATGAAGGAGAAAGGGCTGCACGAGAATACGATCCAGCAGTCCCACCGCCTGTTCGCCGACCGCCTCTACCATCCGGCCGGCACGCCGGTCGACGAGAAGGGCCGCATCCGCATCGACGACTGGGAGCTGCGAGCCGATGTGCAGGAGGAAGTCGATGCCGTCTGGAACCGTGTCGACACGGATTCCATCTACAGCCTGACGGATCTCGAAGGCTACCGCCGCGAATTTTTCCAGCTGTTCGGATTCGAGACGGAAGGCGTCGATTACGACCGGGAGGTCGACCCTCAGGTCGAGATTCCAGGCGCCCGATAA
- a CDS encoding SDR family oxidoreductase, which produces MRFKGKTVVVTGAGSGIGRAVALGYAAEGADAVLVDRNRAGADETASLIQASGGSCSAWTADLGKPEDIAALFAGIKERCGRADILINNAGISAFKSIWELEVEDWDEVLNSNLRGTFLCSRAAALLMKENGGGGSIVNMASTRAFMSEPSSEAYAASKGGILSLTHALALSLGGEGIRVNSVSPGWIETGSTAKLSEADHKQHPAGRVGRPEDVVRACFYLTDPDNDFVTGTNVTVDGGMTRKMIYID; this is translated from the coding sequence GTGAGATTCAAAGGAAAGACGGTCGTCGTGACCGGTGCCGGCTCCGGAATCGGACGGGCCGTCGCGCTCGGATACGCTGCGGAAGGCGCGGATGCCGTGCTTGTCGACCGGAATCGGGCTGGCGCCGATGAAACCGCGTCTCTGATCCAGGCAAGCGGGGGAAGCTGCTCGGCATGGACGGCCGACCTCGGCAAGCCTGAGGACATCGCCGCATTGTTCGCAGGCATCAAGGAGCGTTGCGGAAGAGCGGACATCCTGATCAACAATGCCGGCATCAGCGCCTTCAAGTCCATCTGGGAGCTGGAGGTGGAGGACTGGGACGAGGTGCTGAACAGCAATCTGCGGGGCACCTTCCTCTGCAGCCGCGCAGCGGCCCTCCTGATGAAGGAGAACGGCGGGGGAGGCTCCATCGTCAATATGGCCTCCACGCGCGCATTCATGTCGGAGCCTTCCTCCGAAGCCTATGCCGCCTCCAAGGGAGGGATCCTGTCGCTGACCCACGCTTTGGCGCTGTCGCTGGGCGGGGAGGGCATCCGGGTCAACTCCGTCAGCCCGGGCTGGATCGAGACCGGCAGCACGGCCAAGCTGAGCGAAGCCGACCACAAGCAGCATCCGGCAGGACGGGTAGGACGTCCGGAGGATGTCGTCCGTGCCTGCTTCTACCTGACCGACCCGGACAACGATTTCGTCACGGGAACCAATGTGACGGTCGACGGGGGCATGACCCGCAAAATGATCTACATCGACTGA
- a CDS encoding endospore germination permease: MKKTNLFGLLPAVMIQILSVGLVNHVLIVPLILHVAKRDSWMCPLIGWGIAILWISFPVYGTMKRLNGSVKSMLERMLGRAGSWTLKLPLALMLFGIALNTLVDTISWSKTTYLPKTPTWIITSAIIIIVMYAVGTGLRTIAYASAILLPFVVLLGDFVMTANLPHKDYSFLKPHLEHGWTPVWYGSLLTVCALVEFYTLVLYQHHLKKKFKWIHLVVLITILSLLTLGPLTGAITQFGPVEAEKMRYPAFSQWRLVQIGKFIEHLDFFAIYQWISGAMIRLSLSLFLIADLISLRSKGKKWGFAIFILVLFVPLSQIISDNMVMYRKIMTYYFPIAGAAVVAISMVIWLLAVLDSRSRHKKSSAAGVPAEGNGGPQ, from the coding sequence ATGAAAAAAACCAATCTGTTCGGCCTTCTTCCGGCTGTCATGATCCAAATCCTGTCCGTCGGGCTGGTCAACCATGTCCTCATCGTCCCTCTTATTCTGCATGTTGCCAAGCGGGACAGCTGGATGTGCCCGCTAATCGGATGGGGCATAGCCATCCTGTGGATCAGCTTTCCCGTATACGGCACGATGAAGCGGCTGAACGGATCCGTGAAGTCCATGCTGGAGAGGATGCTCGGCCGAGCCGGCTCCTGGACGCTCAAGCTGCCGCTTGCGCTGATGCTGTTCGGGATCGCGCTGAATACTCTCGTCGATACGATCTCGTGGTCGAAGACGACCTATCTGCCCAAGACGCCGACCTGGATCATCACGAGCGCCATCATCATCATCGTCATGTACGCCGTAGGCACGGGCCTCAGGACGATCGCCTATGCCTCCGCCATCCTCCTACCCTTCGTCGTGCTTCTCGGAGACTTCGTCATGACGGCGAATCTGCCCCATAAGGACTATTCCTTTCTGAAGCCGCATCTGGAGCATGGCTGGACCCCTGTCTGGTACGGATCGCTGCTCACCGTCTGCGCGCTGGTGGAGTTCTACACGCTGGTCCTCTATCAGCATCATCTGAAGAAGAAATTCAAATGGATCCATCTGGTCGTGCTGATCACGATCCTGTCGCTGCTGACGCTGGGGCCGCTGACGGGAGCGATCACCCAGTTCGGGCCGGTCGAAGCCGAAAAGATGAGATACCCGGCCTTTTCCCAGTGGAGGCTCGTCCAGATCGGCAAATTCATCGAGCATCTGGACTTCTTCGCGATCTACCAATGGATATCCGGAGCGATGATCCGGCTGTCGCTGTCGCTGTTCCTCATCGCCGATCTGATTTCCCTGCGCTCGAAAGGAAAGAAGTGGGGGTTCGCGATCTTCATCCTGGTCCTGTTCGTCCCCTTGTCCCAGATCATCAGCGACAATATGGTGATGTACCGCAAAATCATGACGTACTACTTTCCCATCGCGGGGGCGGCCGTCGTCGCCATCAGCATGGTCATCTGGCTGCTGGCGGTATTGGATTCCCGCAGCCGCCACAAGAAATCCTCTGCGGCAGGAGTGCCGGCGGAGGGGAATGGAGGACCCCAATGA